The Pithys albifrons albifrons isolate INPA30051 chromosome 1, PitAlb_v1, whole genome shotgun sequence genome contains the following window.
TTCATATACCATGGTGGAGCATCTACTCAACTGGATAGTGGTGGCATGACAAGGGCCACCTCTTGCCTCTTTCCTCCTTCCACCAATAGCCTCCACTAGTTGTGTCATGGTGTGGTGCAAGGGGTAGGATCCAGGAGCATGGATCTCTGTTGTGCTGGGAAGAGACTACTCCCTGGTGTGTcatctggggagaaaaaaatccgGAGTCCCAACAAAAAGTATTGAAAGCTGAGGAAGTTTTCACAGGTTCATAACAGATGCTCCACTGCATTTGTCTTTATATTCACTTCGTGAAATggtaaatgaaaatgttttcaaaataaataattttaaacgCAAAAAGTGAGGCAGGGgtacaaaaggaagaaaattatgtcTTACCACACCAGTGTGCATCAAAATTCCTGTTCATGTCAGTACCAATGCACTTGCTGTTACCATGCGATGAGCGGCTTTTTCTCCACAGGCGGTTCTAAAGAAATAGACACACAAACCACATTCagggaaaaaactgaaaaaaatcaatctcCCTGATCAGTTAAATGTGACTTCCTACTTGTGCCTCTACAGTGCCAACGAAAACCAAGGAATATTCTAAAACCACAATCTGCTTGCCAACAAGGCTAGATGATAAAAGGAAATTTTGGGTAGGATAAGAAGTGACCACATCTGGTCTGATTTCAATGGAATTTGGACTgtggaaggaggggaaaagacTTACAGTGTGGCCAGGTATGTGAGTTGAAGAGCTCAAGTACAGCTTTCCTGTAGGCATTGCTGCCAGCATATGGAAAGTTGGAAATTTAGTATGCAGCTGTTGAGGTGATAGTGCACAGTTACACAAGTGTGAGCCAAGCTGTGTTGAAGGTTAAATGAGTAAGAGcagaggagatttttttttttttttagaacttGAGTGAAGGACCTAAAAATCAAAGAACTGTCTCAACAGCTTGGGATTTTCagccaacaaaataaaatcctggACAAAAGGTAACTGTTGTACTTTTGTTTATCTCAAACAAAAAGTACTTAGAGAAGAGGTCTGCCTTGCAGGAGTAAGAAGTGAGTTATTGGCTCTTCTCTAGGTGATATAGGACACTCTCCAGCTGGTGCTGGATTGTGCCTTGTTCCTGAAGGCTGATACAGGCATTCCCTGACATCTGGAAGTATTAAAACACCAGGATGAAATTCTATACTTTTCAAATGCATTTCTAGCAACTTGAAAGACACAAAGGTACTGTGGATAAGATACTAAATAGTTACTGTATTTGTGGTGATTTAAATAGGGCAAAGTTGCAGAAATTCCAAGCACAGCTTTACAGTTTGAGGTGTGCAGTTCCAGGATGAAAATCATTAAGCATGCACAGTGATAGTACCCATAAATAGAAATCAGTACATTGCACAACCCATCAAAAAACGTCTACTTACAGAGGGATGGCTCCATGTGTACTCATAGCCATCCACATTCATAACAGGCATGACATAGAAATCAAAGTGTTCCAGAAGCATTGTCATGGTTGGATCTCTCTCACGCACATGGATTGCCTATAAAGCACAGGAGAAACTTACTAAAAGCATTTGTAATAGTGTTGTTCTTACTTTCCTAGAAAGGCACCTGGTGGCATGTGTAAAATAATCATGCAATTATCAGACCCATCTACGTCCTGATAAGGCACATCACATCACGGAAATTGCTGAATAGCAAAGTAGTTCTTTGCTTAGAACGGccatggagaggggaggaatTGAATTGATACAGTCAATCAGATACACTCCAGTCTTTTAGTGTCAATGGGTGGTCATGAGGTTTCAGCTTTTGCTGCTTGTGTAAGTAATAAGAACCCTCTGTCCCACCCAAAATACCACAATTGtagcacaaaataaaacaatcccataaagaacaagtaaCATTTCAAATGGCTGCTGGATATAACATTATTCTTCTGGTTGCATCCTGAGTTTAATGCAATTGTATGGACAAGAGCCAGTAAGATCTACATTGCTAATTTTAAGTCACAGCTTATTTGGAAGGCTTTAGTGATACCTAACCTGGTTGTTGGTCCATTATGCAGGAATAAATTTTAACCTAGAGAAGTGGTTTTGTTACTAGTATAGACTAAGTCCTTAAccatattgttttctttttttctttatgcctTACTTAAACCaccttctttcattttaaatccATCCCCGTTTTCCTCAGGCAATGGACTTCCTTTGACTAAATGAGAAACGTCAATCTTTCTACAATCTTAACAACAACATTAAATGATAGTGGACCCATTATAAAGAATGCCTAGGATTTGCTATAGAGAGATGATGGTTTTAATATGCGTGTGCAGATGTGTATTAATGTCAGATTTTTAACTGTTACTTCATGAAGTgatatagaaataaaattttaatttaaaacatgtaAATTAGATCAAAGGGATGGAGAACCTAAATGTTCAGCTTGTTACTTCTGAAAAATGCTGCAGGGACCTGTCACTGGCAAAGTGACAGCACAGCTGGTAATTATGTGGAGCAGCATGAAAAGGGcaaatgcatttctttccaATGGAACCATGAAGGCTGGGATTATCAGCATGTCAAAAGGTACATTCAGCTATATCTGTCCCTAACTTCTGTAATATCCTTTCAAATGTTATAGTTATTGAGGCTTTATAGTTGTGACTGATGACAGGAATAAAcacttctttttattattagcATTAACATTATTTAGCTCCATCACAGCCAAACCATAATTGATGTTTCAAGGACTCATCTATGTTGTTTCTCTGACTACAGTACTGGTGATTGCAAAGTCTCAATCTCATCTAGCTTATTTTTACTGTGAACTTCACTTTTGTGAAAAAGTAACAATAAATAATATCTCAGAATATTAACTGAGCAAGGTAGACACCTTGTCTGGGCCAGAAAGGCCTTAGAAGCCTTTGCCTGGTCCATACCAGGAAATGGACCAACAGCTCAGCATAAAAAGTTGAGCAGAGATACCTTAGGTTCAAAAAGACCAAGACAACTTATGTTAAAATCCAGGTGCAAATCGtagatattttatctttttggaTACCTTTGTTCACTATCCTGAGCAGTGTATATGTTAAGGATACTAAAAATAGATGTGACTGTTGGTCTGTGGCTGCACATCAAGACTGGTCGATCTAAGCCCATTCTACAGTCTCACCCTATCAGTGATTTTCTAGTTCCCATGAACTATGTGCGTGGCTGGCTGTTGGTCATGTTCTGGAGGTCTGAAACAAGGGTGTCTTTAGCGGGGCTAGTACCTTCAGAAAGTGGCTTGTATGGCTTTATTCTCTGCATGAGGCAGATCcagaaaaaagcagaagcactaataaaaaatgcagaggcaggagcagcaggagcagcagctgatgcaTCATATCAAGCGGTGAGTAGAGATTGCTGGTGTGCATGCTGGTTTTGAGCCATGCCATGTCTGGAGCAGGCAAGTGTGGGGTACCTATTGCTCTAGAAAGGCATGTAGGGAAGAGCTAAGGGGTTTAGGACAGCTTGAGCTCACCCTGGGTGTTTTCTGATCTgctccaggcagtgccagaTGGAATAATATTAACATGAGCCACTGTGTGTTGCTCGACTAAGAGCCAAGACCAGTACTTGAATCCACATGGCAGTACAGACTTAGCCCTAGCAGATTATCAAACATGCTTTAGCTGGCATGCCCTCTTCATCCCTGACCATTCATAATTATAAACATCTCTGCTGAATTTCCTGCACATACTTGGCAGTTTTTTCATACTTTCAGGTACATTTGAGCTCATTTGTATTCAATCCCTGTgaatttctgtctctctctctcacacatatgcacacacacacacacacacacacacacacacacacacacacacgcgcgcacTGTTATGTATGCAAGTTAGACACAAATATCATGTGTTGGTGTTGTGGAAATAAATGGATTAAGGCTTTATGGAGCTTAGAGTGTAGTTGGACAAAGGTAAATGGCATCAAgactttttgctttgctttggcaACAGTAATCAGATGTGATTATCTACTCACATGGCCTATGAACCACAGgcaaaaagcaggagaaatccATTCTCTAGCGTGGATACCACAGTCGATCCATATGGCGTTTTTGGATTTTTCCTGGCTTTTAGAAATCTAACAAAAGAGAAATTGCATTAAAATGTCACCATTGTAAAGGGTaccacagaaaagcagaaatccaGGGGTAACCAAGATGGAAAAAGAAGCATCTGTCTTGTTCAGAGAGCTTGGACTGATCCTGGGCCAAGATGTTCACATACAGTCAGAGAGCAACATTCAGGCTGGTTGCAAGGTCCTAACACAGACACAAGATTACAGCAAGACCTGAGGTCTAGTAAGTCTATCATCAGCTATGCAGGGCAGCAAACTAGATTAGCTTCATAGTCAACAGAGAAGGGTATCTGCTATGCCAGTATTTCATGCCTTTGGATGATGGCCTAGATGGGATAACTTCTTTTTGACCCAACAAGGAACCTGATGTCATCAAATGTGCTTGCAATAGTAATGCATCTTACTAGAACAACTTAGGAAACGtctaaaaaacacaaaaaatatgcATCTAAGTATAGATTTAAGGAAGTGTTCTGGCCCAAGCCTTATGACTTGCTTACATTATTGCTTGGAAAGTTTTTGCAGTTAGTCACAACCTTAGTACCTTGAGGACATAAAGTGGTCGCTTTTCATATGATGATCCTAGATATATTTTCTGTAGGAGATCAGAGTGGGCTTTGACTACTTCTTCCATCCAACGATATATCTGCAAGGGTGAAGTTAGTATATAGCTATTTccctggtttttttccttcatccctGAAAGTGACTTAAATTCATTCCACCTCCCAAAATCCTGCCTCTTTTCCCGATAGTAACGAAAAACTAATAATTCAGCCCACTTACTACTTGCCTGACtctaatttcttttaaacagtAAGATACAGTCACAGCACAGTCCAAGTATAGGCCTGTTATTCATCTTTAGTTTTATTTGGTTAAATTATTAttcatttaatgttttaaatatttacatgtttgttttgtgaaatatttacatgtttGTTTTGTGACTTCATTTTTGTTCTGTACTGATTACCTTTGAATGGCAGTTTGAGGCAATACATGTATGGCGATTTAATCTggtgctgttttctttctttatgaaagcatacaataaataaaactgaattgtTGAGCAATACAGTGATAATTATTCCCCTTTATCTCCATTCTCAATCATGAGACAAATTTTACCCTTTGAATCTACAGATGTTTACCACAAAATTATCTTACTTCTTTCATTGAATGGTAGTTTTCATAATATGAAGAAGATCTGCGTGGATTGACTGTGTCATTGACAGTCTGATTTTCGATAAATCCTTGAACATCTCCTATCAAGACTCTGAATAACAAAGGAAGAGCACAACTTCCTGTTAAATAAATGACAAACAACTTTACAGGAACATGCAtgacaacaaataaaaaatacatacttGTGTTGGATGGCCAGTTGCTTTAACTGAGCTTTTGTGCTATTTATGTTGGATGCCCTGACATAGAAATGGACTTCTCTGTCCTTCTTGATGTATTCAACCACAACAGGTTGCCAGAGAGTGACCTACAAATTTtccaaaaacattttatttttgttattgaggaaagaaaaagtattctCACTAACATTTCTtaagcattttgaaaacaatCAAAGCATATGTTTTCAATTTAAGACACCCCTTGTAACAAGCAGTTTAATGTTCCCTGTGATAGGTTATAGCATTCTGCTACTGCTGGAAATGAAATGTGTGTATTTAAGAAATGTTTATAATGACTTCTGCACATAAATTCATAAATCAAGGACAAAGACGGGAACATAACCTTTTCTGAGATAGTATTTCTAGTATAATAGATATATTTAGCTGGTTATTATGTTACATGTTTTCAAGTCTGCTGAGAGTTATTTTCCCTGAGGGTATTTGGAGAATTAATGAAGATCAGACCAGTCTTTGTAGTTATTGTATTCTCTGATGACTTTGATcatgaaggaaagaaatgccAGAAGGGGTGTGAATATAAGTCAAGTTGAAGCAGCAATATAGAGattagaaaataagaaaatgagatTCTTCTTGGTAAGATATATTTTTACAATAATAAAATCTGAAGCCAACATTTTCAATAAAAGACTTCAGCTTTAAAACTAATAATACAAAAAGATCTAGGAGTGACAGCAGAAAATTAGGCATAAAATTAGGGTGTGGAAAAAATCAGCATAATTTTTGGATGCATTTTTATAGCATGATACAGAATGGAGTCACCAGACAacagggtttatttttttccctttctggtgCAGTTGCACCAGGAATGTGGTGTCCAGTTCAGGGCACCAGGTTTCCAGGCATGTATCAGCTGTCAGCGGTTTACCTCACTCACTTCTCATGAGAGAATGTGTCTGCAATACCATACAGAAAATTCTTCCATGCTTTTAATCAAAAAGACTTTGGAGCAGTAAATGGTAAAACATTTGGCCCCTCAATGTATTAGTGCAAGGTGCTGTACAATGGCTGAGCTATTCTCAATATAACCATCTCAGACATTATTGGCAGAGTAGTGACAGCATCACATGGATCTGCATTATTTGGAAAACCCATCCAAGATGCAAGCTGATGCTTTGCTCCTCAGCAccactgtccctgctgccctgttGCCTTGCTGTCTGCACTGACGTACACCACTTCAAACTGAGTTTTTCTTTGGCATAGACATCATTTGAATTGAGAGTAAGGAAAACTAAAGAACTCTGGATTAACACAGCTGAAGAGGCAGGGGAGCAATTAATAGGGATAAATGGGAAACTTTGGTAGTGCATATGATTATTGTTTTCTTTACCCATCATCAGCAATGGTCAATCCTGCCCCAAGGGGCAGCTACAAAAGGCTCTTGTAAATGTTCCTGTTTCCAAGTCTTCTGATGGATGCTACATGCAGTGTATCTGCTGTAAGAACAAAGCATTTCCATTGGTTTATGTTTTTACTTCCCAACTTTTGCAGGAGTAGCACCTATAATTATAATTCCTCTTTTAAGATGCTAGtgtcttccctttctcttttcctttcccttttcatttctgtctcctattgcctttccttttcccacttCCATTCTGTTTTATTCTTATAACCTACCCAATTTAtagccacagaaaaaaaaattgcccaGTTTATAACCCATGAAAAATGCTTGATTTTACATTCACATAAGTGACTTGGTAGGAATAGGAACCACCAGATGCTCTCTCTGCACTGAATATACTGTTCTTCCTGACTTCTTGGGGCTCCTGTGTATGAGAAAGTGAAGAACTACAGTAGTAAGGAAAACTTATAGGAGGGGAGATTTATATCAGTTCAGCAAAAGAGATGGATATGTGAGTTGACTTGTGGAGgtggaaaagaggaaggaaggttCTCAAAAGTTTTTTAGGAACTTAAGGGAAGGATTGGAAGATACTAGTACAGACAGCAGAAACCTAGTAGAATTTCAGAATGACATAGAATGAATAGGAGccaggaaagacagagaaagaatgGGTATAGACACAATTGAAAGCTCTCAATCATCTGAAAGACACCTTCTGAATGCTACTTTGagaaaaataccacaaaaatcCAGTCCTGATTTTCAAAGGTGTGCAAGCCATGTAGGTCGAGATTGCATTGGTCAAAAGTGCTCACATTCCCTAGGAAATGTATTTCTATTTACTGTCTTTTGGTGCTTTGCCAATTTTGCAGTGTCTTAATACACAAAATCAATTGTAGAAATAGGAGCTCTGATATAATTCATTACTATACAATATAAAGGGGTCTCCTCATGTAAATCAGGATATAGCAGAGCAATGAAAACCAAGCATTTGCTGAGTTGCTGTATTAAAACAAGTgaataaatgtgaaataaatctTTCCTTAGGAGGAGAAGCAGTATTAGGGCACTTGGGGGAAAAATTCGGCCTAGAGACCAGAGAGACAGAAGAATCTGTTTACCTCCGTGGTGTTCAGTAAATCCTGAAGGGCTTCAACTTGTTCATCTGTTTGTGGAAGAGCCCACAAAACTTCATCCCTAAAAAACAAGGGTATTTAGTAAAGCACAGGCACTTGAAACAACTCCAGTTCATGCAAAAGTAGGGAAGCAGGCCTGGCCTTTCTCATCTTCCCTGGCTTGGCTGCCATGAACTCAAATGATCCAATAATGAAGATGTGGAACCTGTTCCAACCTCTGCTTCTGCCAATCAGAAAAACCCATGAAAGAGATGGTGCAGGGCTTTGGTAGCCAATATCTACTGCTGGATACTGAAATTGCTCCTACAAGCTGGCATCAGCAAAACAGCAACCAGCCCCAGCTAATCCATAGTGCAGCAGCACTGGTAGAAAACTAGCTTAGACCAGGAAGTCTCAGTCACTGGTCAGGAGAGACATCAGATCTCCTGGTCTGCCAAAATCCCTCCCAGTTtggcaaaatcacagaatatgctgagttggaagtgaGTCAcgaggatcatcaaagtccaaatccaggccctgcacaggaccatccccaagagtcatcccatgtgcctgagagtatcatccaaatactacttgagctctgtcaggtttggtgctgtgaccacttctctggggagcctgttccagtgctcagccaccctctgggtggagaacctttttctaatatccaacctaaacctcccctgacacaactttagGGCATTCCCTTGGGTCTTGTCACTGttcaccacagaaaagagatcagtgcctgcccctcctcttcccttcacaaggaagttgtaattGCAGTGGGGTCTCCCCTcactctcctcttctccaggctgaacagaccaagtgccctcagctgctcctcatttggcttcccctcaaggcccttcaccatcttcattgccatCCTTTGACTCTCTCTAaaagcttaatatctttcttacattgtggtgcccaaaactgcacacaatattcaaagtgaggctgccccagtgcagagcagagcaggacaatcccctccctcaactaCCTGGTGAGGATGTTTTGTAGATGTACATTCCTGCTCCAGTCAAATTTTTCTGATCTCCTAATTTGTGTCCTTCTGCCAGGTTCAGTTGGTCTGTACCACTGTCCTCTCCATCTTTGCCCAGTAACTTATACTTCCCTTCTAACTGAAAACCATGGTCTGGGCATGCTGTACATGACATGATGCTGCCCAGCTACTCCATGCCTGACCCAGCTGTTGGTGACAGAAACTAAATTcactttctggaaaaaaaaaaccaaaccactctgCATTGTAAATCAAGCCTTGATCTTCAGTGCCCTGCAAACCATGTAGTTCAAAATTGCATTGGAtagataattaaaataatttgtgagTATAGAAGAAGGAGACTCCAGGGAATGTGAGACCCCTATTTCCATGTCTGGGGTGGCTCTCAGCCATCCAGTCATGTGGAACTGGTGGCACTGCATAAAACAGGTGCCATGGAAGTCCTTGCCAGCCCTGTCTACAAAGACTgtcctgaaaagaaaacaggaaagggTCTCAAAACTAGTGTTTTCAAGCGGCATAACATGATTGTCACATCTCGTTGTTGTGACTGATTTCAGGCAGAAACCTGACAGCATCTGGCAACCAGGTGATTCATCTTTACTTCTAGCCAGGCTCCAAGCAATCACTGTTGTTTCTCATGCAGAACCAACAATATGCCAACCCTATTTTTTCCTCCATCATCATTTGACAGAGCATCAAAAAGCAATCAGAGATAGGCAAGGTTGGCAGTTTGCCTTTCTCTTCAGGTAAGTGCATCCTGAAGTGTTTGTTTGGGGATACTTTAAGAGTGAATTTGTCTTCTCAGAGCTGGGAAGTCTTTTCATGGAGAGACCAGAAAAGGCCTGCTGTATCTGATTTCATCCTATGATTCCCACAGCCTGAGAGTATCAAAGTGAGGAAGCTGGTATGTATTTGTATCCCACCATTTGCTGcacaaatatttcagctgtGTGTGGTAAGTACTGAACAAGTGATACAATTCCTCTATAGCTCTTGTAAATACACTGAACAAACTGATCAAAATTCTGCCCCTGCACTTGTAGTCATCTTTAACGTGGGGAATATTAACAGCAAAATTGTAGGGTTTGGGCTTCTTAGTTCCTCTACTTCGATTTGGCATTATACCCTCTTTCATCTGTCTTCTGCCCCACTCTTGTTAGAAAACACCCAGTCAAAGGCTTTAATTATTGCCTTTATTCCATTCTCAAAAACAATGCTCCATCCCCAGCTTccttgccctgcctgctgcacccATATGGCTGAACGTGGTCATCCTGAATACAcctcttttctttcactttctgtTCTCATGTCCTGCATCCCTGGTTGCTCTTTGAGTTTGTCCTTGAAAGGATCCCTCTCATTCCCCGCCTCCAACTTCCTTCCGGGGTTCCACTGGATTCTGTCCCTGTTccccatttctttttcctctctcttttacGTCTGGATAAACAGAAgtgctgctgccatccccacaCTACAATGCTCAGGTCTTACCCTGTAGCTATGACAAAGTGAGGTAGGTATCTTTCCAGTGTTATCAATGTTTCCATAACTCTCACAACGTTGggtatttttaatagaaatccAAATGCAGTAATCACACTATAACCTTGCAAAGGAGGCTTTAATACATACCTAGTAAATCCTCCAACAATagctttcaaaaaaaccccagtcagATAGAATATGTCACCTTTTAAATCTCATTATTTTAGCTGTTTTCATAAGTGAGGCTGGAAGGGTTAGACTCATGCTTTCCAGTGGGAAATGCCATGATTCTTCTGTAAGGGTCAGATTTTCAGTGCtgtatttaaacacaaaatgaaTGAACCTTTGAGTAGCACAAAGCAATATTGTTCCACTGAATTCACCTAAACCATGTTTAGGTGTCCTCCTACCATAACCCGCACACCTCCATAGCAGTCCACAAGAGAATATGATTGCAACACATACAGAAGTGAAAGATACTGTTTTTAGACATGAACTCACTGGTGTTCACCAGTCACAGGTCTGCCACTGGCATGTGCTTCAGTCATAGAAGGGCTATGAGACGTAATTCACTGTTCTTTGTGTAGGTATTTCAGTTCTAGGAGCAGGTTGTACTTAATCATAGGTTGTTCAGCTTTACTTAATATCACCACATGAAGAACTTAGACTTTAAGCCCTacctattaaaatatttcagatttttaaaccAGTTGTACatgtagaaaataaaagcactttGCCTGTCTTCATTTCTGACGTGTTCTTGTGTTTTAAGAAAGCATTTGGTTTCAGGGCATTTCTGAAGTTTATCAATAGGTGACAATAAAGCTGCTTCTGAAACATTTTACAAATACCAAATGGTTATTCAAAAATGATTTATGCCTGGAAAAACAATCATGAAAgctgctttggaaagaaaacagattgtTAGCATTTTCTGAAATGGTTTCCCTTTCTACCTCAAGAAGTAATTCATTCAAGATCTTGTTTTAAGGCAAATGAAGcacattattttttcccattaagtTTCAGAATTCCCTTTATTGGCATTCAAAAGCACTGAATGAACAGAATTGATTTGCACTTAGACCAAAAAGAGTAGTTTTAATATGATTAAAACCAGAGGATTTATGGATACAAAGAAGActtaaaataattccatttccTCCACCATCTATATGTTAAATTGAACTACATATCCAATTACAACGGCAATAAATAAATGTCAGCCTTTGCCAAATGTTTTCTTATGCAACTTGGAATTactttccctgtccctctcaCCACACAGAAAAAGCCCAGCACTATCAGCAGATATTTACCTTGGAAGAGTGAAGACATGCTTTGCTTGAACCCAGATAAATAGGGTAAAGAAGAGCAGGTAAAACTTCATCTTCATGGCATCCACAATGAAACGAAATGCAACTGGAAAGCTGAGGGTTCAGGACCCacattattgatttttttaaatgttatttaaagAGTAGTTAAAATTTAATACCACCTCTCACCTCAACCCCAAGCTTCTGGTGGCTAAGTCTGTATGACAGGGATCCCTGGGGAAGTCCTGCTCGTATTGATGTCGTCCATGTACCAGagtataaaatacattttggacATTTTCATATTGACAAGTCACTTTGTCATCTCAGTCTTTGTGTTATTTCATTGTGGCTATGAATCACAGACATAAAAAGAACACCAAGCACAAAGCTTTTGTGAACCTCTAATATTTGTGGAGGTCCAGCAGCATGCTCTGCACACAGC
Protein-coding sequences here:
- the CPB2 gene encoding carboxypeptidase B2 isoform X1 — translated: MKMKFYLLFFTLFIWVQAKHVFTLPRDEVLWALPQTDEQVEALQDLLNTTEVTLWQPVVVEYIKKDREVHFYVRASNINSTKAQLKQLAIQHKVLIGDVQGFIENQTVNDTVNPRRSSSYYENYHSMKEIYRWMEEVVKAHSDLLQKIYLGSSYEKRPLYVLKISKSQEKSKNAIWIDCGIHAREWISPAFCLWFIGHAIHVRERDPTMTMLLEHFDFYVMPVMNVDGYEYTWSHPSNRLWRKSRSSHGNSKCIGTDMNRNFDAHWCGQGASPHQCQETYCGPYPESEPEVKAVARFLRDHKDTIKAYITMHSYSQLVLFPYSYTRNKSKDHDELESVAKKAAKAIRRTTKETYTPGPGAQTIYLAPGGSDDWAYDLGIKYSFTFELRDTGTYGFLLPSREIKPTCLEALSAVKEIAKHVLQNL
- the CPB2 gene encoding carboxypeptidase B2 isoform X2; translation: MKMKFYLLFFTLFIWVQAKHVFTLPRDEVLWALPQTDEQVEALQDLLNTTEVTLWQPVVVEYIKKDREVHFYVRASNINSTKAQLKQLAIQHKVLIGDVQGFIENQTVNDTVNPRRSSSYYENYHSMKEISKSQEKSKNAIWIDCGIHAREWISPAFCLWFIGHAIHVRERDPTMTMLLEHFDFYVMPVMNVDGYEYTWSHPSNRLWRKSRSSHGNSKCIGTDMNRNFDAHWCGQGASPHQCQETYCGPYPESEPEVKAVARFLRDHKDTIKAYITMHSYSQLVLFPYSYTRNKSKDHDELESVAKKAAKAIRRTTKETYTPGPGAQTIYLAPGGSDDWAYDLGIKYSFTFELRDTGTYGFLLPSREIKPTCLEALSAVKEIAKHVLQNL